The Thiorhodovibrio frisius genome segment ATGGACAGCGCTCGGCCCTGCCCTGAGCCAGCGGCGCTCCCTTGGTGGTGTCATCAAGGTAGATCGCCAATTGCCCCGTGGTTTTTTCTATCCTAGGATCAATCCGAAGCTGACGCAGGATAAGAAAATTAATTCGACCCTGGCCCGTTTGGTTGCTTTCCAGGGGCTGTCGTAGTCGCTGACCGCGGTGTCGGTGGCTTGGGTGTCGGCCGTCATGCCGGGAGTTTAGCTGATCGTCTGCGTTCCGGCGATCCTCACCGCCGCTCGCGGCGCCGAGGCCGACACAAAAAAGCCCCCGAGGGCGAACCCCGGGGGCTGGATGGTGAAACCTGAGATCAGGTGCAATCGGTTACGGGGCTGGGCGTCCTTGCCCGGCGGGCTCGAAAACTAATTCGAACACGGCCCCTTTAATTGAAAGGGGCGAGATGAGGTTACCAGCTCGGCCCGCGCCTTCGTTAGTGGAAAATCGTCTCCGGCGTCTCTGCGGTGAGGATGCGCCCCAGCCAAGTGTCGAGTTGCTCAAGCTCCCCCTGCTCAATGCGCTCGCGGTGCGTTTGCACCACCTCGGGGCCGAATTTTTGATCAAGTTGGCGAAGCAGCGTCCTGGCCTCGCCCTGCTGCACTCCCTGCTGCACTCCCTGGTCAATAAAGCGATCAGCAAACGCGCTCATGGTTTCAGTCTCCTCGGCATAGTGTTGTTGGTAGCGCTGGCGTTCAGTCTCATCCAGGTCGGCATAGATGTCGACAAAGTCGAGGTATTTGATTTGGCGCTCGCGGTCGGGTTCCAGGGTGCGCAGTCCGCGCACCGCTTGGGCGTAGACTTCAACCTTCTCCTCGGGCGCATAGCGCATGTTGGGCAAGTTCAAGCGCGCGACCAGGTTGGAGCTGTCGAAATAATCCCGGGCCTTGAGCCCAAATAACGGCCAGGCGAGATAGCTGAACTGAAGATAGTCGCGCGTGTCGCTGCCCAGGGTGAGTGTTTCATCGAACTTGCCGGGGTGAAGAAAGATCACCACCGGCACCACGCGCTCGGTGTGGTAGAGCTCGGCCAAGTCCAGGCAATAATGCGCCAGGCGATGGATTGAGAAGCGCTTGGGCTCGGTTTCTTCCTCAAAGACAAACAGCAGCGCCTGGCGGCGTCCATCAGGCCATTCGAGCAGCAGCGGCACATCCAGCTCGCGAAAGCGATCACCCAAGCGTTCCTTGAGTTGCTCCTCGCGCGGCGGCAAACTCAATGGCCTGGCGTGGGTAGTCGAGAATAAGGTTCTTGAAGTTTTGATCGTGGTTCATGGTTGCCTCTGGCAGCGCGCGCCGGTATCGGGCATTTGGGTAGCGGCTGTCATGCCGGAAGTTTAGCCGATTCGATGCCGTGGGTGGGCGCGGCTTTGGCCGCGAGCGGTGCGCCCGCCAACCCAAACACGAAAAACCCCGCCTCCTTGTGAGAAGCGGGGTTCGATGGGGTTACCTCTTGTGGAGGTTAGGGCTTGGGCTGGAAATTAATTCGACCCTGGCCCGTTTGGTTGGCCCGTTTGGTTGCGACTGGTACTCCCGCATCGCTTGCAAATAGGCGTCGAAGTCATCCAAAAAACACCTGCAAAAATGCGATGTAACGGTTGCGTTAATTTCTTCAAGATCCGTCGCAAACAGTTTCCACGATCCGACCGCCGCGCGGAGCACATCGGCAAGATCCTTCGTGATGACACATTCATCCTCCAAGATCGTGAAACAATCCTGAGAATTGGCCATTAACGACCCGACCCGCGAGGCGGCAACCGTGATGCCGATCCGCCAGGAAAGACGAACGACATGCGTCAGATCCCGCTTAATGACATCTAATTCCTGGTCATTTTCCGGTTGATCCACCTTCAATGGCTGTTTTTCCCGGACGGCGGTCAAGTATCGATGCAAGCAGTCAAGATCAACCTGGACGGATGGCATTCTCATTAAAGGTAGCCCTATTCCACTGAATAAAGTTCCGGTGCGACTTGGTAGAGAGGTTTGACGAAAGAGCTCGGCCGCTGGTGGCGGCATCGCCCGCACCGAGATCAGTGGAAGATAGTCTCCGGGGTCTCGGCGGTGAGAACCCGGTCCAACCAGGCATCCAATTGCTCAAGCTCGGCGGTTTCAATGCGCTCGCGGTGCGCTTGCACCACCTCGGGGCCAAATTTTTGATCAAGCAAGCGAAGGATTGTCCGGGCTTCGCCCTGCTGCAAACCCTGCTGCAAACCCTTCTCAATCCCGGCTTGCTCAAACGTGGTGACATAAGGCATCTGTTGTTGCTCCTCGTAACCATAAAGTTCCTGGCGAAACTCCGCCTCCAGTGCCGCGGGAAGGCGGATCATCCAGTCGATGAGGCGTAACACCTCTTCAATCATCGCGCGCTCGTGGCCACGATCATACATCAGGCGCATCAGGCGAAATTTCCAGCGTTTCAGTGTCTCAGCATCGTCGGTGAGCTTGGCGCGGATTTGGGCCATCACGACCAGGGCAAAGACGTTGTCGCTGGCTTCCAGCTCCGCCCAGCGCTCGGGCTCGGCGTAGTCGAGCAGTTTGACCATCGGGAAGTCGAATTGCACCCGACAGTCCCATAGCGCGGCGCTGTAGGACTCGGGACGGAAACAGCGATTGGTATCGGCCAGCACCGCCAGGCTCGCGACCGGCACCTGGTAGGCATCGCGGATTTTATCGTTGTAGGTGAACATCCGCTCGGCAAAGTCGCTTTCCGGATCACCTTGCACTTCCACATGGGCCAGCACCCACACGGGCGTCTCATCGCGGCGCGTGACGCCGACGAGCTTGTCGGCATAGCGCCGGGTGGTCTTGGCCTCGCGCACAATCTGTTGGAATTCCTTGTCGAGAAACTGCACGCCCTTTGACCAGTCGATCTCGGCATGGATGGCCGGGAACAGCAGCGCCAGAAACTCCGGGAAGAACTGCTCCAGGGCTTCTTTCCAGGGGCTGTCGTAGTCGGGTTTCTCCCTGCGGTCAGCAGGTTGGGTGTCGGCTGTCATGCGAGGAGTTTAGCCGATTCGGGGGTGGGAGTGGGAGGACTCGGCGCTGGCTGCTCAGAATTAAGTATACGGAGAGTAAGCCGGGAACTTGTCCGCGTTTAGGTCAAGGTTTGTTTTCTCTGTTTCCGCCTGGTTTCCCGGCGGTGCCACAATATTATGACCGTGCGCAGCTTCGTTACCCGGCTCCTCGCAGAACCGGACTTGGAGTGTTACACCATCCGGCTCCCAGTTCAGGTCATTCACCAAGGAATGGGCTGTCTCAACCCATCAACACAGAAAGCCCTCCTTCCATCAGACCACCCATGTTTCTCGCGCTTGGCTCCATTGGTGTGAATCGCATCGGCTCTCGTTTTCACGCGCAGAGTCCTCTCGGTGTAGGGGCGTGTTAGACCAATGCAATCTCCCAAACCGCCACTCCTTTGCTCGACCCGCATTACCGGGCGTCATCGCTCATACGAGTGGCTCCGACTTCCAGCAACCACCGCCGATGTCCTCGTTGATTAGACTTGTTCATCGGTGCCCACCTCCCGCAGACCGGCTGTTGGATCTCCCTGGTTACCACGTGCTCTCAATGTAAGGCTCGATACGGCCTCGGACCCCGGGGAGTCTCCATGCCACTGACCTTGACGCGACATGGAGTGTTGCCTGCCGGGGGGACAAACCCGTCGGCACTCTCCGACAAATTCTTTTCGGGGCTCTACACCTTCAGTACTGAAAAGGTGACTTTGCAACCGCTTGTGTTTACAAGAAAAATTGCCTAGGCGCCTGTTTTTTCGTTGTTTTTCGGTTTATCAAGCGTTATCATTGAGTCTCAATCGGTCGCAGGTATTTGCACAATTCTGTAGCCTAGGAGTAGCCTAGAAACTCGCGACCGAAAAAGCGAAGCCGAGCGGTGCTGCCAACACCTGCCCAGCTTCTGTCACAACCGCCGACAGGAGGCAAAGCCGTGACTGACTCAAAGATACCCCATCCGCCGTTCAAATTCACCGACGCGCGTCTGAAGGAGCTCAAGCCAGCGGCCGCGCGCTATCAGGTTCGCGACACCGAGCAGCGCGGTCTAGTCTGTGTCGTTCATCCATCTGGCCAGCGCTACCCCAACGGCCGCCGCGTCCTGCAAGTCTACGCCCGCGCCAAGGGCATCGCCGCGCCCGTGCGCGTGAATATCTGCGAAGTGGGCGAATTACCCATGACCGCGCTCAAGGGCGATGCAAGCGTTCGTGCGCGCGCTGCTGAAATCCTTGGCCAGCTGCGCCAGGGCATCAACCCCAACGAGCACCGCCGCGAGCAGCAAGCCGAGCAGCGCCGCCAGGCCGAGCAGGATCGCATCTCGAATGTCACCCTTGGCGAAGCGTTCGAGCTTTATCTGGCCACCAAACCAATCGGCCCCAGGACGCTCGAGTATTACCGGCTTTCTATCAATCGCGACTTAGCCGACTGGAAGGACAAGCCGCTCGCCTCGATCACCGGGCAAATGGCCGTGAGCAGGTTCGCGGAGCTTGCCAAACGCTCGAGCAACACGGCCGCGACCGTGGTCAAGGTCTTTCGCGCGATTCACCGGTTCGCCTCGGAATACTACGGCGACGACGACAACGAGTTGCCGTTCGGCCGCTGCCCGGTTGCCAAGGTCAATAAAATCTTCACCGGCTGGGCCAAGACCGAGGCCAGGACGCGGCGACTGACGACCGATGATCTTGCCCCTTGGCTGGCAGCGGTGCGCGACCTGCCGAACCATCAGCGCCGATGCAGCGGCGAATATGCCCGCGTGGCCGTTTATATGGAGATGATGTTACTAACCGGACTGCGCCGCCGGGAAGCGGCATTTATCCGCTGGGCAGACGTGGACCTGGCGCGCGGAACCATGATCGCGCGCGATACCAAAAACGGCAGCGACCACACCTTGCCCATTACCGCGCGCGTGCGCCAACTGCTGGAGTTGCGCCGCCAAGCGGACCCGAACAGCCCGTTCATCATCGGTAGCACCAAGGTCAATCGGAACGTGGATCTGATCGAGAAGCAGACCGGCATCCGCATCAGCCCGCACGACCTGCGCCGCACATGGGCCAGCATGGCGGACAAGTGCGGAACCGGCAGTTACGGCATCAAGGCCGCGCTCAATCACAAGTCAGGCGATGACGTGACCGGCAAGCATTACGCGCAAGTCTCGACTGAGGATCTGCGCCCCATCATGCAGCGCGTGGAGGATTTTATTCTGCGCCATGCCGAGCAGCGTGACGATAACGTGGTCAGTCTGCGAGGTGCAGCATGATCCAGCTGCCGCCCGCGCTCGCGAATCCGCCCGACGGACGCTATAGCCTCGACCAAGCGGTAACGGTCTGGCTGGCGATCTATCACGGTTATCAGCCTGGTTCGCCTGATAGCCTCGACTTTCGCCGCGCACGCCAGCGGGCAGCGCGGGAGTTGGAGCCAATCATTCAGCATGAAACCCCATCCGCTCCAACCGGACCGCGAATTGTGCGCCGCCAATCAACATGGTTCGACCATGCCCGCAACACACCGCGCGAGTCATCAAGGCGAGTCATCAAGCGAACCATCGCCTCGGTCACAAAATCCGACATGATCGAGCTCGCACGCCAGCATGGTATCGAGATGGAGCCCCAGGTACAGCGGGAGCCGATGGAGCGGCAAGCCGAGCAGGTTAGGCGCAAGTCGCCCGGTCGACCGGCTAAGATACCGCCTGAAGCGCTCGACGAATACGACCGCCTTCGCAGTCAAAACATCATCATTGAAGCGGCAACGAAAGAAGTGGCCGAGAAGTTCTGCATTGATAAGCCTGACAGCATCCGCACAGCATCAGACCGACGAAAGCGCGAACGCGAATAAGCGACGCAAAAGCTAACCAACACCAAACCGCCGCCATGGCGGTTTTTTATTGCCTGCCGTTCGGACAAATTCGGACAAATTGTTTTGTCCATATTATCCAGTTTTATCCGAATCAGAACAGGGATTTACTTCAACCATCGCCACCGGCAAACAAGCGCTAACAACCGTTAGCACCGGATAAGGCGATGGAGATTGAAGCGAATGAAGACCCACCTACGAAACGCAATGCCTGATGCTAAGCCTACAGCATCAAGCGTCAAATCCTTTTGCCAGCGCTACGACATCAGCGAACCGACCTTTTATCGGCATCGCGCGTCAATGCCCGCATGCATCCGCATTGGTGGCCAGTTGCGCATCACCCAGGCAGCCGAGCAGCAATGGCTCGAGCAGGCAGCGCAAGGGAGGGCAGCGTAATGGATGCAATGGAGCGAATTGATAACGCTGTTCGCGACGACATCGCGCGAATTGAAGCGGCTGGCTATCCAACTGCGGTAATTCGCAACAGAGATGACGTCGACTCGGCTTATATCGACTGGTGGACCGATCCTCGGTCAGACCTGTTCGCTGAATTGACCGACGGCATTCGGGAAGGGCACATCAAGATGAGTGACGCGAGCTGGCATCGCGAGCTTGATGAGGTTATCGCGCATCAAAACGCGCTGGTCGATCAGACGCTCGAAGTTCTGCGCAAGACCGGCAACGTCGACGATCTTTGTCAGTTGATCGATGACACCGCCGAGATTGATTCGGCTGATTCGCCGATGACTGGCGCGGGCTCTTTTCTGCGCACCATAGCCGAGCTGGCGATGGAGCGGATTCAGCAAATGGAAAGCGCTCGACCGGCCGGCACCGGTACGAGCGCAGAGCAGAACGATCTTTTCGGTTCTGATTATAGCAGCCAGGGAGGGGCGGGCAATGCGTAGTTACGCAACCATCGATCCGGCCCGCTGGATGAAGGATTACCGAACCGCAATCCGCCTCGGAAGCGTGGAGTTCAAAACGCTGATTTTTTGTGAGACAGCGCCAGAGTCGCATCCAAGCGGGCTGTATTTCATCACCAGCGCAGCGGTCGCGAGCATGATCGAGGAGCCGACTGATCTGGTTGACCTGGCGTTCGACAATCTCGACCGTGCTGGCCTTCTTTTGCGCGACCCGGAGTGGCAGTTGGTCTATCTCCCAGGCTACTGCGCTCGCCAGTTCGGTAAATGGAGGGACACAGAACGCGCATCAAGAGACTGGAAGACAGTTTCCATCAAGCGGCATATTGCAAGCCTTCCGCCTTCACACTTGGTCGGCTTGTTTCTCGAATCGTGGCCTATCTTCACGCCCGAGGAAAGCCCCTTACAAGCCCCTTACCAAGCCCCTACCCAAGCCCCAAGTACTAAATCTAAAGCCGACAGGGGCATTGGACAGGGCAAAACGGCCCAAGTCGCGACCATCCACAATCTGGCGAACCGGCTGGGAGGTGGATCGTGAACGACTACCTTTCCCGCTTGCTCACCGACAATGGCGCGGTCGAGATCCGGCATCAAGCCGATGGGCGCTGGAGATCCGGCTGGTTCGACGCGATCGAGCCCATGGTTCGCGAGATTCAGCGCCTTGGTTCGCGCGGAAATCTCTACACCAGCCTGAACGCACCTAAGCCTCGCCGCTGCCCGAACGCCATGGCCGGAGATCCGGTTCGGAATGATGACATCGGCTGGCTGACCCGAATCCCGTTCGACTTCGATCCGGTTCGCCCGGTCGGAGTCTGTTCGACCCAGACCGAGCTAGATTCAGCACTCCAGCGCCGTGACGCCCTGGTGGCGATGCTGCGCAAGTCTGGATGGCCGAGGCCCCTGGTCGCTTGCTCAGGCAATGGAGCCCATGCGCAGTTCCGATGCCGGCTTCCAAGCAGCGCGGAGACAGCCGAGCAGTTCCGCGCGATCTACACCGGCCTTGCGCTCGAGTTCGGCGACGATGAAGTCGGATTCGACAAGACGGTTCGCAATCCCGGCCGAATCTTTCGACTTTACGGCACCTGCAACCGCAAGGGACCGCATACAGCCGAACGGCCGCATCGGCTGGCGACTTGCGACATTCCCAGGCCATGGAGCCAAGTCAACCACCGGCTGATTGACCGCCTCGCGAATCGGTTCGCACGGTCGCAGACGCCAGCGCAAACGCCGCTAAATCGCCCTGAAAGCCGCCCGCGAGTCTCAGGGCATGGTGACTATGCCACCTTGGACGTGGTGGCTCTGACGCGCTCACACGGGCTCTACAGGCATGAGCTCGGCAGCGGCACCCATGCCATTGTTTGCCCATGGGAGTCAGAGCACAGCACCCCGCGCGGCCGCTCGGATACCGTCATTTTTGAGAACGGCCCGGGCAAGTGGCCAGGTTTTCACTGTCATCATGGACATTGCCAGGGCCGCAGCATCCGAGACCTGATCGAAGTGCTCGGAGATGCGGACGCATTTTGCTCGGCACCGTGGACTGGGAGGGCAAGCGCATGAAATTCGCCCTTCATACATTCCAAAAAGACATTTTGAACGAACTGCGCCAAGGGCACGCCAAGGGCCATCGTCGACAACTTTGTGGACTCGCGACTGGTGGAGGCAAAACCGTGGTGGCATCGCATGCAATCCACAGCGCCGCGCAAAAAGGAAGGACATCGCTGTTCATCGTCGACCGCATCGAGTTGGTCGGTCAGGCCGCACGGACACTTACCGAGATCGGGCTTCAAGTAGGAGTACTTCAGGGCGACAACACGCGCCTTCACCCAGACGACGAATGCATCGTCGCCAGCATTCAGACCATCCGCGCAAGGGAAGCGCCGCCGGCTGGGTTCGTGGTTATCGACGAAGCGCACATCTTGCACCGAGCACACGTCGACCTGATGCGCAGATGGGATCGGGTTCCATTCATCGGCTTATCGGCAACACCGCTGCGCCCTGATCTCGGCCAGCACTTCAGCAACTTGGTAAGAGGCCCAACGGTCGCATGGCTGACTGAAAATGGATTCTTGACTCCGGTCAAAGCCTACTGCCCGATGCAAGAAAAGATCGACGCAGCGCTGGAGTCGGTCAAGGTGCGCGCTGGCGACTTTGTGGAGTCTGAGTTATCTGAGGCATTCAGGCGCAAAGAGCTTGTCGGCGACGTCATCTCGGAGTGGAAGGCCAGAGCATCTGACCGTCCGACGCTGGTGTTCGCAGTCGACATCGCTCACTCGAAAGCCATCATCGGCGACTTTCTGGACGAAGGAATCGCCGCCCAACACCTGGACGCATACACCAAGCCCGAGGAACGAAGGGACATCATCGCGCGATTCAAAGCCGGCGAGATCCGCGTTCTTAGCTCTGTGAACGTGCTCGGCATTGGCTTTGATTATCCTGGCGCATCGTGCGGCATTCTGGCACGCCCGACGCTGAGTGAAGCGCTCCACATGCAGCAACTCGGACGCGTCATCCGCACCGCACCCGGCAAGCAGGACGCCATCATCCTCGACCATGCAGGCAATACGATTCGGTTCGGACTCCCCGAGCACTTTGTCATCCCGGACCTTGGACAAGGCGAGCACCAAAGCGCCAAGACAAAGCGCAAGCAAAAGACCATGGCCACCTGCAAAAGCTGCCATGCGGTGATCGAGCCCGGCTCCGAGACCTGCCCGCATTGCGGCATCGACCGGCCGCTGCGGTCTGCTGACGTGGTTTACATCGATGGGCGCCTCGGAGAGTACGGCAAGCCGACCACCGGCACCGAGGATCAAGCTGACCGGAGATCCTGGTATCAGGCATTTTTGTGGGAAGCAGAATCCCGAGGCATCAAACGCGGCTGGGCATTTTTCGCCTTTCAAGCCAAGTTCAACGCCAAGCCCGCCTGGTCATGGCAAAACCTGCCGCCGCTCGAGCCGACATGGGAGCAGTCGCGATGGATTCGGCATCACCGCATCAAGCAGGCCAAGGCATTCAGAGCGGCATCCTGATGACGGAGTTCCAGACCGATGATGCCAGGGAGGGCATGACCTGCGAGCAAGTCGCGCGCGAGCTCGGCATCTCGCCCAGCCGCGTGGCTGCAATCGAGCGGCAGGCCATCGCCAAGTTAAGGCGCATGATCCACAGCGGCAAGGTGGCCGCGCCAGAGCTTCCAGAGCGCCCCGACCTGCAAGGCGAGCATCGGCTGTTGCTGGCGCTCGGTTCCCCCCTGGACACCTAGCCAGAGGGTTGTTCGGGGCTCGCCGTTCACATTCTGCGTGGCTCGCGAAATCGAGTTGTAGTATTACCTATCGAGCACCACCATGACCCCAGCGCGCATCGACTTTTTCAGCCTGATAGAGCATCTGGTGACGGCGCCCAACGCGCCATTGCCGCCCGATCTGCGCCTGTATCTGCTGGCCGCCATCGCCTCACACCTGAAGGACGGCGAAAGCATGGACGTGGCCCTTGGCGTGCGTGAGCCATCCCGCCCCACCGCCGGACGGCAGTGGCGCGTTGCACAGCGCAATGAACACCTGCGCGCGACTGGCATGGACGCAAGCACGCTAAAACTGGCCATCAGTCGCTATCGCCGCCGGGCCCCAGGGCGCCGCACCAGCGAAGTCGACCGCCACCTTGCCGAGGCTGAGCGATGGGCCAGCTTGCCCGAGTCGGTTCCCCAGCTGCGCCGCATCCTCGGCTGAGATCAAAACCCCCATGGTGGTTATGATCCGCACCCTAACCCATGCTTGTGGCATCGCAGCCCAACAACAAACTGAGCATGGCCAAACAACCCACCGACATCCCCGGCGCCATCGAGCGTCTGACCGCCCGCATCGAATCCGCCAAGTGCGAACGCGATGACCTGCGCCGCGTGCGCCGTTCGCGTGATGACGTTATCGCCGCTGCCGATGCCGCAGTCGATGTCGTTGCCGCCCGCTGCCCCGAACGGCTCAAGGGCAAGCTCACCAGTCTGAGCGCACCGCACGCGCCGCCGCTGCGCCTGTTCACCGGCCCCGATGCCGAGCTGCTGACCTTTCTACTCCGCGACCGGATGAAGGACGCCATCCGCCGCTCCGCGCCCAATCTCCCCGATCCGCCAGCCGACCGCGAGCCCCGCCTGGCTGCGCTCGAGGCCGAAATTGCCAGCCTGCAAGCCGAGCTGGCCGCTATCCACTCCCGCATTGAGGCCCATCGCTCATGACCATTCATGTTTCCCAAACATCCGATGCCTACGCCCCGCAAGAGCTGGTGCATGGCAACACCCACATGTTGCTTGCCGAAAAGGTCACTGTCGCCAGTGGCCAGACCTTGACCGCCGGCGCCATCCTCGGCAAGGGCGCCGCAAGCAAGTATTACACCGCATCCTTAAACGACCTGGCTGGCGATCCGGTAGCCGATGGCCGCGATGATCCGGTAGGCATCCTCGCCCACGATGTCGATGCCAGCACCGCCGATCAAAGCGCGCTGATGTATACCCGTGGCGACTTTATCGAGGGCGCCTGTGCCGCTGATAGCAGCCTGAATGCCGCCACCGTCAAGGCCGCGCTCCGCGCCTTGAATATCTACCTGATCGCCGCTGAATAAGGACACCCGCCATGTATGACACGACATCGCTCGCTCGCCTGATTGAGAACATCCCAACGCCCTCGAGCGCGCTGCTGGACCTGTTTTTCCCCAACGTCCAAACCAGCCCGAGTGAGGAAATTGCTTTCGATATTCGCGACGGCTCGCGCCGCATCGCGCCCTTTGTCTCGCCGCTGGTCGCTGGCAAGGTCATGACCGATCGCGGTTACACCACCAAGAAATTCGCACCGGCGTACATCAAGACAAAATCCGTGGTCGACAACACCCGCCCGCTCAAGCGCCAAGCCGGCGAGACCATCGGCGGTTCCGTTCACCCCGCTGAACGCGAGCAAGCGCTGGTCGCCATGTTGGCCAAGGATCACGTCGACATGATCCATCGGCGCCTGGAGCTCATGGCCGCCGAGGCCCTGGTGTCAGGCCAAGTCACCGTGAGCGGCGATCAATACCCGACGCACGTGGTGGACTTCGGGCGCAAAGCCGAGCACACCGTCAATATCGCCACCGGCGCCGGCGACTGGGCAGAGCCCGCCACCAGCACCCCGGCAAACGACCTGCAAGACTGGTCAATGCTGATCCTCCAGGCGTGCGGACAACGCCCCAGCGCCGCCGTCATGGGCTTGGGCGCCTATCAGGCCATGATTGAGCATGCGGACGTGCAAGAGCGCCTGGAGACCCGGCGCCTGCTCGGCACCGAGCTGCGTGGTGGCCCGATCCTCGAGGCCCCTGGCTTGTCCTACATGGGCGAACTCGACGGACTGCCGATCTACGTGCATGTTGACTGGTACATCGACCCCGACACCGGCGACGAATCGCTGATTGTCCCGACCAACAAAGTCATCATGGCCGCGCCAGCGCTCGAGGGCACCCGCGCCTTTGGTGCGATCCGCGACCATGACCTTGGGTTTATCGCGCAACCTTTCGCGAGCAAGAGCTGGACCGACGAAGACCCAAGTGTCAGGTATCTGCTGACCCAATCGGCGCCGCTCATCATCCCGGTTCAGCCCAACGCATCGCTATGCGCGAAGGTCATTGACGACTAATCGCCCTGGACGGCTCAATTTTGAGCCGTCCAACCCGGAGACACCCCATGGCAAAGAAAGTATTGATTGAAGGCGTCATTGGCGCGGACACCACCGCCTCGGGCATCCGTGCCGCGCTGGAGGGCGCCACCGACATCGAGCTCCGCATAAACTCCCCAGGCGGCGATGCCTACGAGGGCATCGCCCTGCATAACCTGCTGGCCGAACATCGCCGCGCTGGGCATCGCATCGAGGCTGTTGTCGATGGCATTTGCGCCTCGGCAGCTACCTACATCGCCGCCGCCGCGCATCATGTGAGCGTGCCAGAGAACGCCGTCTGGATGGTACATGAGCCGCATAGCTCCGCCATCGGCACAGCGGCCGACTTCGCTAGCGCCAGCAAGCAGCTGGCCGCATTGGCCGAGATCATGGTCGACGGCTACGCCGCACGCACCAAGCGCACGCGCGGCGAGATCGCCAACGAGCTGAAGGCGGAAACCTTCTACTACGGCCCCGAGATTATTGCCGCCGGTTATGCCGACGCCGCCTTGCCCGCCCTGGCACAGCACAGCGGCGAGCGCGTCCAGGCTGTTGCGCTCGCACGTGGCGCCGTGGCCAACGCCATGGCCAAGCTACAGGCCACCCCCGTGAGCGCGCGTGCACCAGCACCACCAGAGGCTGTCGCGCCCGAGCCATCGGCCGTCGCCGAGCGCGAGCGCATCCTGGCCATTATCCGCGCCTTAGGCTTGACCGACGCACGCGGCCAGACTGCGATGGAGCTCGCCAGCGACCCACATATCACCGCTGAAAGCGCCGAGCGCATTCTGGCCACTATGGCAACCCCAGGCCGCACGCCCGAGGCACAAGCCCGGCTGGAGGATGAATGGGTAAAGCGCGGCGGTCCCGAGATTCGCGGCCATCACAGCGCCGGGCTTGGGGAGGGCGGCAAGCCCGACTGGCAACGCCTGCTAGAGCGCATCGCCTAATCGAATTGGCATGGCGTCCAATGCCCTATCCGATGCGCAATCTCTGGACGCGCATTGGTAGCAGACGCGCCGCCGGTCGCGTGGGCGATACCGGCAACTGATTTTTGTCCGTGGTTCCCCCTTGGCGCCTTTTTACTTGCGGGTTTTCCGGCCGCGATGGTTCACCAGCCACAGACCC includes the following:
- a CDS encoding head maturation protease, ClpP-related, translated to MAKKVLIEGVIGADTTASGIRAALEGATDIELRINSPGGDAYEGIALHNLLAEHRRAGHRIEAVVDGICASAATYIAAAAHHVSVPENAVWMVHEPHSSAIGTAADFASASKQLAALAEIMVDGYAARTKRTRGEIANELKAETFYYGPEIIAAGYADAALPALAQHSGERVQAVALARGAVANAMAKLQATPVSARAPAPPEAVAPEPSAVAERERILAIIRALGLTDARGQTAMELASDPHITAESAERILATMATPGRTPEAQARLEDEWVKRGGPEIRGHHSAGLGEGGKPDWQRLLERIA